Within Equus przewalskii isolate Varuska chromosome 9, EquPr2, whole genome shotgun sequence, the genomic segment AAGAGCTTTAAAGGCAGATCCTTTCTTAACAATTTATGGTACATTCCTTAATCCTAAAAGACCCATACTGTCACTGTAATACAAATGTCTCTTCCCTTTTTCATCTGGCAGATCTGCATGCTCTGCCCAACTGACACCCACCCAGGGACACCAGAGGTTTAGTATGCCTGCATATGAGACGAAGAGGAGGGTTAGAAACACAGTCAGCCAGGAAACAAGTTTAGGTTATGATTCAATTTAATCCTCTCTACCCCcaccttttttatattttaagcaatATATACTATTATGATAGCTATTAAGGGTGAAAGGATTAATTAAAACTCTAATTATGTGATAAGACTAGCATACTGTCTAACCTGATTTAGGGCAAATTCATCTACTTCAAATAAAAAtaccagacagaaaaaaaaggtgaataatgaataaaaattaaccGTGCAGGTactgtttttatatatttcctaAGTGACCTAAGGTATCATTCAAACAAAGAGTCAtagtgcatttttaatttttattagtaaGAGTTGGGTACAAATAGCAAATTTAACttgatatttagaaaaaaatgattcacTCACTAAGGTCTTCATAAAGAAAAATCCATTCTGTACATTTTAATCTCCAATTTTAATTCTTAACACCATAATGCTTCTAAGTCTGAAACTTCACTTTaggtttaattttaataattctgTCTTGTTGCCTCTGGTTAAAGAGATTAGAAACATCAGGTAGAAAAAAAGCATGAGACTAATTAAAATCACCTGAATATAAAACTTAactagaaagtttttaaaaatctttaaaaccacCTAAAAATGAGAATACTTTTGGCAGAAAAATTAGCAGCTATGAACGAAATTAacattacataatattttatcaaGAACCGCATTACAATAATATTGTGGTTTACATATATTAGAATGATTTGCAACATACTAAATGCCTatttatatcaaataaaaatctctttattaaactttttttttaatatagtttagCTCTTTTGGGAGATTCAGTTCCCAATAAATGACAAGAACACAATTTAGAAGATGATAGGTGGTACATCTTTTAATTAGAGACCTAACCAGGTAAGTCTGGTCAAATGGTTGTGAAATTATATCCAATAATAAGCATCTATAAAAACTCAAGACAAAAGACTAATTCTGCTCCCCTCATCAGGATGTGTGCTCGGTGTCAGAAATCACACTATGAGCAAATACATAATAAATTCTTGAAACAACAGCTCGTTTTAAAATAAGTGCCaatctacattttttttattcttcccctGACACAATTTCTACTACTCttcattttaagtgttttctcCTTGGTTGGTGGTATATTACTGCTTCTTAAAGACCAATCATACACAGCATATTCCAAGCTCATTAATTCCTTCACAGGTGAGCTGAAGGGAGCtacaaacagcaaaaaaaaatggatttcaaCAGCAAACCATCCACCCTACTCAGGCAAGgcaaagccccatctccaaaacACTTCCAACCAAGGTTGCCCTAAAATTAGTCCTGTAAGTCCAACAGTATTacactctcattttctctttggtttgaCAGTAAGTTCATATCTTAAAAGgatatattaaaatttccaagTTACACTACTCTGGAAACATAATTGAGTTGAAAATCCTCTATTGGGACGAAATTTCTTCTATGCTGTGTATTTGGTATGAAATCTCACACCCAGTCACTGAGTTACAAAGAATGTAGGAGAACAAGGAGAGGAATTACTGACTGCACTGTCTCCAGGCCTCTGGGAGCCAGGACAGGGGAACTGCCCATGCCAACAGACAAAGGTCTTCTGAATTCAACCTAATATGTTAGCACAGTTGTAGCTAAGTGATTTGATGAGACTTGTACTGGGAAATGAGTAGCATTTAACTGTGGTTCCTTCCAGAGATATGGGAAATCCCAACATTGTCACTGCTTCCACTTAAGAGTAGCTTAGCCTTGCCGTGTAAGACAGGCGCCCCTGCCCCCATGCACAGAAGACAGTTTTCCACCACCTGGGAGCCACACTTTCCAACACAGAGCTTCTCACTCTTAATGGCCATTCAACAATCAGCAGGAAGACTGAACTTAGCTCAATGAGAATAtgaccaaaaataaattaattaataaatagggataaaaattggaaaagaatatgAACACCAATGGAGTAAATCTTCCCATACAGCTGATTCGAGAGAGAAAATCTATTTGTAAATAACAAGTCAAAACCAAGTAAGACACATCTCTGATTTTGGTTTCATTCAAAAGAATCTTTCATTCCTGGCCAACTAGCTATGTGGTGCAATATGATctacttctttttatttacactctatctattaaaaataattccttagtAAGGACttgttaatattaaaaagtctaaatgtttataataaatactgtattacaatattttaatatttacaattgGGAAAAATGTGTACTCTAGTCAGTCATCTCAGTGCTActtcttcaatttcctcttctacaGAATCAACTGCTTTTACTGCTGGTTTACTGTTTGCAGGTTTTAATCGGTGTCTATTTGGATTAAAACTTCTTCCTTCGCCGAAGAAAaagtcatcatcttcatcatgtTCTCTACCCCTCCTGCTTTTATCCCCAGGGAGAAAACTGAGAGGGTCAAAGTCTCCTTTGCTGGGAGCCAGGGAATTTGGGTCACTGCTTTTAGAGGAAGTGGTACTGCTGCCACTGGCACCAAAGAGCTGTTCCATCAGAttagcttttttctcttttcttgtaattaaatCTACACTGTCATTACTAAGTTTCTCTAGGCTGTTTCTTTGGAAATCCAAAAGGCCACTTTTTTGGCTAAAAGGATTTGACTTTcctgatgtttttgcaaatgaagGTACATAGCTGCCAAATGTAAGCTCATTTGGAGAGGCTGGGCTTCTAATATTTCCTGGATTCTGACCATCTCCTTTGGTTAAAAGGCTGAAGTCTTGCAAATGATGCCCGTTAAACAATCTCTCTGAGGATTCAGAGAACATGTGTGTTTTGGGGCTTCTCTCTGGGGAGCGCAGTTTTGATTCCAAATCAGGCAGCAATGGCAGAGGAGGACATTTTAGATTCCGAGAATCTTGGAGTTCTCTGTTGATTTCATTCAGTTTAGCAAGTAGCATTTCTCTCTtcagtctttcttcctcctcttcttccagtTTATCAATATTTTGAATCTGACACATTTCCATTTGGTATCTTCCAGTTTCCAACCctggtttttcttctctctccagcaaagatgtcttttctttctgctttttagcaagctcttctttttcccactctgtatgaaatcaaattttaaaaatgggattttatagcagtcaatatttttaaaaaggaaaacaactctCATCTTTTACAAAACAACAGTCATTACCTAATTTTGGTATTATCAGTACATTGAGGATGGATATCACAAATTTCATCTCTATACTTGACATTCTGGGATTCCAAAAGAATATACTTGATGTGTAttgcatttaagattcatttaCAGAAACAATTTTGTTCTTCAATTTAGGGGTGGGGAAGAATTTCTTGGTTCTCTGCCTATGTTTTATACCTAGTATAGGTTCGTACACTGAATGGAGGGTGGTGGGATGGATGCAAcaaagacttttattttaaacttaaaaataaattgaaactcTGGATGTCATaccctgagaaggacacaacatcacTTATATAATATTCTAACAGAAGAAGCATTAAGCTGAATCTAATGAAGAGAAAACTTCAGATAAACCCCAAATGAGaaacattccttttaaaaaaatgagtctgTATTCATCAAAAATGTTAAtctcacaaaatattttaaaaacgctgtgaaactgttccagattaaaggagacagaagagatgAGAACTAAATGTAATTCATGATTATAtcctgaaaggaagaaaatgctatAAAGGACAACACTGTGTCAACTGACAAAATTGTAATATGAACGGCAGATTAGAGAAATGTGTTGTATCCAAgttaaatttcctgaaattgAAAACTGTACTGGAATGATataagagaatgtccttattttgGAGAAATACATATGGAAGTATTTTAGGGTATGGGCAGGAGGTACACAACTTACTCTTAAATAGTTCTTTGGCTATTACTGCCATTTTgctataattttgaaattatttccaaaattaaaacattaaaatatgtaagaataCTATAATTGATAGCTTTAGTAAATAGCATACATTCTCACTAATGTCAGAAATCATTCCATGTagattccaggaaaaaaaatcagtcaaaaaTGACAAACAGAAGTGACAGTCTTCTGttactttattccttttcctgGTACCTTCACAGAACTGACCACAGTATCTAATTTTCTGTTCTATAGTTTAACATGTGAAAGCATCTCCCTTTGTGCATTAGCCAACAGTGACGTAAATATACCTTCTATTTCAGCtgttatattgttttaaatacatacacacacacacaaatatacaaataCTAATTTAAGCAACAATTAGGTCATGATTTTATGTTCCACTgactttaaggaaataaaaaaaaaaggatttctcTGTAAGCAGTTACTTTATAACTATTAAAATACATTCAAAGGACTAGAGTCTGGCATCCCTCTCACCTACACCTTTAAGACATTTCATCCAGATGGAAATGAATTTATTCCTGAACTTCATTTCTAGTATCTGAAACTATGTGAGTTGGTTCACTAAACTTCCACACTAAATGGCTGAACATGTTAAAGATTTACTTTacatgttaaaaacaaagaaaaattaaaggaatatatTCAGGACCTCACAATTCATTGATTTTAAAGCTTGGGCTAGTCTACAGATTCATGAGTCTCAAGGTCAAGCCAACAAAGAGGCTTGTCTTTCAGTTATCTCTTCAACAAGCTTTAGTTAATACACATTTTCCCCCTTATCTGAATTTTCTGAAGTCACCTGTCCTTACTCCCTAACCCCAAACAGCAACTGACTGATAGtcttcattgttttctcttcccttgGCAACTTCATTCAAATGTTTGTGACTCCTCACAGACCATCCCCCACTTCTGAATCAACCTCTTGCTCTGTATGACCAAGTCACTGTTCAGCTGAAGGCATCAGGAGAAGCTAACCCTCTCCTTCCCCAAGGATGCTGACTCATCGTTCGCTCGAACAAACTCTTTCTTACCATCCTCCAGTTCCTCAACCTCTTGTTTTACAACTTGGAGTCCTTGATCTTTAAcgaacttttcttctctttccacaaTTGAATTTAGAAGCCCTGCTTCTCCATGCTCATCCCTCTCTTGAGATTCCAGGTCctattacacattttttaaaaaaacgcaAGTTCACATgtaggaaaaggggaagaaattaTCTAAATATCATAGATTTATCTCCCACTAAGCATGATACCAGGCTTaagtcagaaataaaagcaaatttaaattaatttcaaatttcaatgaATAAAGCATTAAGTCACAAGTTACCATCCCTTGAAAAGCACACAAAATTATTTcttagttaaaatttttaaaaagcatttctaagACATATCAGAACCAACATAATGGAAGCAAAGCCAACACCTTACATAAAATTCTGAAGAGACAAGTTTCAGAAGTATCCTTGCTTTGTACATTGCACAACAAAATCTGATTAATTCAGTTAACCAGAAAAGGCTATTAACCAACTATGGAGGCCAAGTGAGATGGTACTGGAACTGTAACACGGGCAGTGACAACTGTATTGAATCTTTCAAGTTTACACTATACCCAAAGCCTCCAactaataaattttataatatttaagtcAAATAAAAACGTAAACAAAATTCCTTGTTTCTTATGGTCCCTTTCACGTGCATGTacgtaattttttaaaataaatgtaaaatacctaTTATTAGTAGACTTATATAGTTGAGAACTGTCCCCCAGAAtgcattctctccttcttccttttagaTACAGAATCCCTTGAGTTTTAGCAGGGCAGACAGCTGTTCAACTGGAGACTACATTTgctagcctcccttgcagctagacaGGACCAATGGGATGTGAGTGGAAGTTACATATGCAACTTCTGATCACacttataaaaacaaaagctgcTTGCCCTCCACTTCCTCATTCCTTCTCAAAGGGGGGCTGAGCCAGTTGCAACCAGACACTCTTTAAGATGGAAGAGCAATAAGAGAGAGGATGATTATCATGGAACAAAGCTGTCTACCTGGATTTCCTACTGACCTTCAGCCTAtaacaagagaaagaaacttgCATCTTGCTTGAACCCACTGAATTCTGGGTCTCTTTACAATAGCAACTTAGTTTCCATAGCTCCCATTTGCTGAGGCCCTTTAAAGTGGCAGGATCAGTCTTAAGAGCTTTACAAACTTCATAAACAGTTATAAGCACAACCCTGAAGGGTAAGCCACCCCTGTTctatagattaggaaactgaggctccaagaagtAACAACTAAAACGTTAGAACTAGAATGTAATTAAAAAGCAGTGCTAACTCCAAGACTACACTCTTTTCACTGTATCAGGTTGCTGTTCCTCCTGTTGAACCTTATAAAGACCAAggttttttatccttttaaagaaTTACTTTGCTATCCTACACTTTACctttctcaaaaagacaaattaGCTTCAAAGTACAAACATAGGAAGAAACACACTTAGCAGATAGAGCTAACTTGTctaaattgtaaaacaaaaatgaaataaagaaacaaataaaaaactagagTACACACAGGAACCAAATCAGTCCATCCTTTCTGTTTTATACCACAGGAAGAGATCTCGGGGTGACTGAAAAACGTACATGGCACACAAATATAAGATCATATGAAACACACAGGATCCCTGGTATATTGGGTTTTTGGGAGCTTAAACTgtaaatactaaagaaaaaaccTCAGAGAAAAGGAACTTCCAGTATTCAGTGTATAAGCCCCTTTAAATGAAGGTCCAACGCAGAACCTCTGAATTCCATTCTCATTTCATTGATACAAAGTCAGATTCCACTGGAATTACTTTGCTCAGCATTCAGTTAACCTATAAAATTCTCTTACATAGGaggccaaaaaaattaaatgtagtcAAATTCTAACAAATCATTTGAAAACTACTACAATTTGCTATTAAACATAAAAGCAAGGAGGATTTTTAGTGACTATTTGGGTACATAAAGGTAAGAACTTAGAAGgcaaatttttcttctcttctacctCCAACCTAGAAGGAACAATCAACCTTTCTGAAGCATCTGAAAGACGCAATGTGAACTAAGAGTCAATccaaagaaatttaacaaaacgCAGATACAACAGTTGCATATTTACACAGATAGAGCACTAGATTCactgttgaaatttttaaatgtttcacatTGCGTTTTTAGGAATAACTTCAAACCTAGAGCCTAGTATCTGATCATATTGCTAAACTCACCAAAGTAAGATGTTCAGGTTCTTCCCGTTTGTTTTCATAACACATAACTGTTTGTGGTGATAGAGGAAATGCTTCCAGCTCCAAGTCTTCACTGGTTTGTACTCCTTTTGTACACTGGTCTGTAAAATCACTCTGGCATGCAGCtatcataaaaattataagagaTTTTTTCTAATCATATTGAACAATGCTAACATATATGGAATTCAAACTGCATTATGTTCACCATCTAAATAAGATAATCCATGTTTTGTTCAGCTCCACGACTACTCaccattactattattgtttctAGGATTTACTGGCAATTATGTAATTTGAAGGCAATTCTGACAGGTAAATCCTATTAAGCTCTTACAAAGttcatgtttttaacattttataattcacagaagagagaagtttatacttgtgtttaaaaaaagtaaagatatgcATAACAATACCAAAATGTTTATGAGTGAAATGAAACAAGAGCtgggatttactttaaaatactccagaaaaaaagcagaaaacatagatgaaataaaattggtaaaatatataaCTGTTAAGGCTAAGTGATACATAAACAAAGGTTCATCATGTTATAGTCTCTAGTTTGCGGTATgcttatatattttcataaaagtttaagaattataataagaaaaatttttgaaaattacgTAAAGCATAATGTTAACGGCCTCAggagaaaaagctgggaaagttgaaaggatttctgaaaattaactataaggaaatttaaatttatttcaatgaaGTTCTTTCCCCTTTGCCTTCCTTCTACTtcagaattaatttattttattaataagtaATAGCCTACAGTATGTTTTTCACCCATAATAGCTACTATACCATTTTTTCTTGGtgtaagttctttttctttctttggagaaGACTTTGGAAGACGATtagaatatatgttttttatatccagctctctctccttttcctgaaaACAAACCCAACATAATTAACAATGCAGAGTctcagtttaaaacaaaacaaaaactctcacCTTGTCAACTGGTATTTTCCTGACCAAACTGGAATATATGTAATTCAGCTTCCCTTTGTAACTACTAAACTATAGAAACGAGTATCCCTGAGCCATTTAGGTTAGAGTAGAGCAATGACTCTCCCTAAAAAGTCCAACATGCACTGGCAGCAAGAAATTGAGAGCAAATACCGAAAAATTCATTTTCTACCCATACCACCTGTTAGAGCTAGTATTGTCTTAAACTGTCTTCCAGGCTTAGCCATAGAGACAAAGAATTTAGTTAGCATCCTTCAAATGTGGGTTCTGAATTACCAACGAGTTAAAAATTAgcccatttttttaaacacatatgtTCTTGACTATTTTGGGACTATGGCTTTCTCTAAGAATttgattaacaaaacaaaaattccacGTAAGATAATAGATAGAACCTCAATTTTGCTAAAAATTTCAACCCATCAATGACCTCTGGATAGAATTAACATCTgctttaacaaaattaaataatttgaatgttTCCTCTAAACACTATGTACATGAAGGACATTATTTgaaacaatttctaaaataatcaaTCATGGGGTTATCTGAGGAAGAAGACTGAATTATTCAACCATGAAACATAGAAAAACTCTAGTTTCCATAATTTTCTTCCAGGATTTTATCCCTCAGTTCAGTTATATCTCTCCTATTAGTGTATTTGATGTTTCATTTTTAGCACGCGTTGTAGTGATTATACTAAAAAACCTTTTCTTTCTAAGTGCCAAAGATAATGTTAGAATTTTGTAAACTACACTGTACCAACTTACAAATATGAATGGTAACAGTGTTTTAAGTATTGAGTTCTCATCTAATATATATTATAGTGAGaaataatgcaatttttaaatttattttaaaagtgcttaCTTTTAATTTGTGATATAGACGTTGTAGCTCCTTTTGAAGAACTTTATTCTCATCATGAGCCTCATAtgcctttttcctttcagcaagCAACTGTCGTTGGAAACTGCTAGTACTCAGCTCAAGGTTTTTCGACAGTTCCTGTgatgtatataaacacataaaaaatagtacttgaaaaaaattcaactgtAAAACACTGCATTTAGCatcaaaatgacatttttagtGGTACTGTACAAGACATAAAAATCAGGCTGGGCTTAGTGTTCATGAACATAAACTGGGAAATAGATTTACCAACAATTTAGTAAGGTACTTAGCCTattattcctttctttgtttttcacagaTTTGTAAATAAATTCTTAAGCATTTGCCTGAAATATATAAGAGCAAAAGACAGCCAAAGGATGTGATGAGAAACAACGGCTTTTGGGAATCATTGTTTGGGTAAACAAATACCAATAAAGCTGTGTAAAATAACACAGCACTATTCAAGGTACAGAGATTACCTTGTAAAACATTTCTAGATAAAAACAAGAGCAATTTCCATGGTCTTTAAACACGTTTTGTGAAGTTTATGAAAGAATTTAgggcaaaatattttctttgaggtGACATCAGCAGCATGGCAGtgtgagtcatttcttttttctctctcctttgatttACAACTAATCAGACATCTATAACCAAACAAAAGCacctctgcacagcacaccaggacatctgagagatccatccATCTGTGCACCCAAAGTGGGTGGACTGGAACTCAGAGGAGGCTGCAAAGCCAGGGGAGTGGTGGTGATAGAGGCAGGGGCCATGGGCCAGCATGACCTTTCTggcagaggaggtggagggggaagGTAGTGAGTGAGGGTCTGCCGGGCATGCACGCTGCAGCTAGCATTGCTCAAAGAGAGACCACAACgactggaggaggagaaagaaagggatgaaGACAGACAATGCGTTTCCTGCTGTCTGCCCTGGGATTCTGGCAAGAGATCCACCCACAGACCTCTCAGACTCCCCTACTGGAGGACCCCCTACCAGGCCATGGGCACACCCAAAGCCCCAAGTCCTAAGCACATACCTCCCCCAACTCTGCTGCCACCCATgtttttctctccacctccttttTTTTATGTACATGCTCCTAACCTCAGCAGCAAATCAGCTCTCATTAGAGAAACCAAAAACTCACGGTATTGTGCCAccttctgaaaaacaaaagaaaggctcCTAATTACCAACCTGTTGAACTGTTataatcaaagtaaacaaagccttaccTAAAGAAGGAAGATGTTCGCTACTTAAAACACAGCAGCAGAGACACTTTTCATCAAACACTACAAAAAATTATAGTACagtattacaaaaagaaaaggacaatttTCCAGCAGCCAAACCCAAAGACATGGAATATCACAAACTAACtgataaagaactcaaaatagctgTTATGAAGAATGAGCTACAACAAAACTAAGAAAAGCAATACAATGATGTCAGaagtaaaattaatgaatagaagaactttaccaaagagactgaaattctaaaaaagagccaaataaaaattctggagccaaagaactcaataaatgagatgaaaaatgtaTTAGGAAGCAATGGAAAGAGAGCAGATCAGATGGAAGAGAGGACAAGCAAGCTCGAGAATAAGAATTTAGAAATGAttcaggcagaagaggagagagaaaaaaattttttttctggtgaggaacattggccctgaactaacatctcttgccaatcttcatttttttatgcttgaggaagactgtccctgagctaacatctgtgccaatcctcctctactttgtacgtgggatgctgccaccgcatggcttgatgagcagtctgcagttccatgcccaggatctgaacctgtgaatcctgggccactgaagtggagtgcgtgaatgtaaccactacaccaccaggccagccccaagaactaaaatttttaaaaagtgaagaaacccTACAAGAACTATCAGATTCCATTAGAAGAGCCAATATAAGATTAATGGGTATAACAGCAGAAAAAGCAAGGGGGAAGAGAGCAGAGAACTTATTTagagaaataacagctgagaagtTCCCAAATCTGaagaaactggatatacaagtccaAAAAGCTAACAGAACACCTTACTATCTCAAGCAAAAAGATATTCTCAAacacacattatattaaaactatcAAAGAATTGTAAAGgcaaccagagaaaaagagactgTAACATACGAAGAAACCTCCACTAGGCTATCAgaagatttcttagcagaaactctacaggccagcagagagtggaatgacatgtTCAAAGtatggaaagataaaaattgccagccaagaacactctattcagcaaagttatccttcatatctgaaggaaaaataaaggctttcctagacaaacaaaagctaaaggagttcaccGCCACCAGATGTGCCT encodes:
- the LCA5 gene encoding lebercilin, with amino-acid sequence MGERERSPDTDRESKAGRHRYSYCSSDFGTTPQSSARSSLVNSSSPTSIKGKNPRRQISDSQVHHQAPRKPSPKGPPKRKGVRVGFRSQSLNREPLRKDTDLVTKRVLSARLLKITELQNEVTELQVKLAELLKENKALKRLQYRQEKALNKFEDTENEISQLIARHNNEMTALKERLRKSQEKERATEKRVKDTEGELSRTKFSLQKLKKISEARHLPERDDLAKKLVSAELKLDDTERRIKELSKNLELSTSSFQRQLLAERKKAYEAHDENKVLQKELQRLYHKLKEKERELDIKNIYSNRLPKSSPKKEKELTPRKNAACQSDFTDQCTKGVQTSEDLELEAFPLSPQTVMCYENKREEPEHLTLDLESQERDEHGEAGLLNSIVEREEKFVKDQGLQVVKQEVEELEDEWEKEELAKKQKEKTSLLEREEKPGLETGRYQMEMCQIQNIDKLEEEEEERLKREMLLAKLNEINRELQDSRNLKCPPLPLLPDLESKLRSPERSPKTHMFSESSERLFNGHHLQDFSLLTKGDGQNPGNIRSPASPNELTFGSYVPSFAKTSGKSNPFSQKSGLLDFQRNSLEKLSNDSVDLITRKEKKANLMEQLFGASGSSTTSSKSSDPNSLAPSKGDFDPLSFLPGDKSRRGREHDEDDDFFFGEGRSFNPNRHRLKPANSKPAVKAVDSVEEEIEEVALR